The Castanea sativa cultivar Marrone di Chiusa Pesio chromosome 4, ASM4071231v1 sequence agtttgtcatttaatcttcactcacttctaacctgggtttcaagcccactctctacaaattttcattgtttaaggctcattgggcctgagcccataactgttcttgggtccaggtgcaattgtgcacttacaagaaTAATATCAATCGAAAATACCATAAATGAgagaattatatatttgtaagaatagagagagaaattatttttaaaaattcttaatttttattttttagggagaaaaaattatctataatataatttagaaaatacatTATACGTTATATCACATCTCAAAATAGTTATATATTTGTAAGTTTGTGACTGGTTGTTTAGTAATTGTTGGCTCCAGGGCAAAAAATTGGGTTATAGATGAAATTTGCTTCTTTTGTATCTAGTTGTGGTTCTTGGTTTGTTAATTTTCAAGGATGCTgacattttttgtaataaaatgttttttgttaGCCTACAAAGATATGATtgtttccattgaattttgaatttgagaaaatttgtgGACAACTTGTGCCAATACTTTGATATGACCAATTATGAGTGATAGAGAAAAAGTGATGGATTCATGTAAAAGTGATAAACAATCACTCACAGTTACATCAGAGTTGTGGCATAAAAGTTTTGATCTAGAtctctaaaaattttaatgactGCTTTTGCTAATTATTATTTAGCTTAAATTTTAATGACTGCTTGTGGTTACTACTTACTAGAAAGATATAGTTGGGTTTCAACTCAAACTGAAAAAAGAAACACTGAGATTACTTCGCAAGGAGAgcaacttcaattcttttactacgatttttcttgtctttcctacgttataaatttatataattgattaatttCCAAGTGGAGAGatgcaaaaatatattaagattTCAAAAAATTCCCACCTTTTACTTGGGGATTGGCTACTGTGCCCAGGAACACCTGAACCCCTATAAAACAACTTGAAGAAGGGCAGATTAGATGCATTTCTCTGTTTACTGATGAGTAATACTAGAGTTACAAACATCTTTCATAACTGTTGACATAGTCTGATTTGATAGAAGCATCACTTTACTAAGATTTATTActgatatcatttttattatacaacAATATACAACAATCACAATAAGGCATATCAACTATTGTGACAAAAAATTGTATCCTTCAACTTATCGATACTTGACCCTGTTCAGTCAATGGAAAGTAGTAAAATTGCACAGTACTCACAGTCCTCAGATTCCCTTTCAGACGTAAACCTCATTTGGATTTAGGTCAAACACATGCAACCCAGCTGGGGAAACCAGCCAAGCTTGCATAGCTATATATAGGGGCCTAAAAGTGCACTCAACAGTGCTAACATTGGCTGGGAGCCTGGGAATAGACACATGAGCTTGAGTTCAAGGTTGACCTATTGATAGGAAACAAAAACCATTGCTTTCTCAGATTAATCCCACAATTGTGACAAAGTATAGAGGATTAGGAGAAACATGAATACCCAAATGCCAGTCATTATTACAATTAGAAAAAAAGTGGGgtaaatgcaataaaaattccaaaatgtGGGAAATATGAATATCGCCTTAGAATCATACTGCAGTATATAAAGCATTAGTCAGATTGCACAACTGATTACAATCCTCAAGCTCCTCTAAGTAAAGGTTCCACTAGACCTGTAATCATGGCTAAAAAGAACTATTAGAACACACCAAAGGAAGCTACTCATATGGAGCTGTATCTTGTGCCTCAAAATTTCACATCCGTTGTCCATGTACCCTGAACGCTAGGGTGTTTGGTAACATGTCTTGTCCTCAGTTTCACAACCTTTCTTCCCAATGCATTCCTTAGCCTAGTTGCATGTAGAAGAACCTCTTCTGGATCCATATTCTTCACACATACCACCCATTCATTTTTGTTCCCTGTGCATTTGGCAAAAGAAATCCTTAATTACACTTCAcatgcatgagagagagagagagagagagagagagagagagagagagagagagagagacttacgATAAAAGGCTTTCAAATGTGGATGCTGACCACGAATGAGTTCAGTAGCAACCTCTAACTGAggatttttctctttaaatgCTGGCAGATGCGACTCCATAAATGCCCTGCCATACTGATTCTTATTAATCATTAAATAAGCAAATGAAGGAAAACACTagatttttaatactttatgGAAGAACACAGGTTTTGAGAAGTTTGGCCAAATATATTATACACAGAAGATTGATGCCCCTGTAAAGAGGAAGGGGAACCCCactaaagggttttttttttttttttcaaatttatttatttatttaaggttgtatgtggggggggggggggggggagagttTAAAACCTACATCTACTCAAGCATGTCAGCTAGATAATATATATGaaacaatgaaaaagaaattgtagAGAGTAAAATGCCAAAACAAGTAAAAATAGCCATGGCCTATGTTTAGCATCCAGTTTCTTTTCACCAAACGAACCCTGCTGGATGTCCAGTTTTATGATTACCTTCAGAGATCTTAACCAATTATTCATCTCAGATCCTAGATATTACTATTATTCTCAGTGGTGCTTGTAGCGCATTGACCAAAAAAGCAGTCAGTAAATATAAATAATCCTACTAGAAAGAACGCAGAATAGAAAGGAAATATACAACATGGTAATTTGTGCTTCCATCAATAGTTTACAAAACTTGCATAACCAAACCagccaacaaaaacaaaccaaaaaaaaaagaagaaagaaaaaaagaaatatacataattaaCACCATTTTTGACACCAAACCTAAGCTAGATTCTTTCTATTTCACAGTACGTGATTTCTTGCCACCATATCACTAAAAAGTAAAGTGTAATGGAAGCAAGGAAAtggttgggatttttttttttgataagtaaaagttTATTGATCTCAAAAAAAGGTGGAACACCCTAGTACAtagggagtgtacaaggggtcaaacaatcaagaacaaaaattacaagaatctaagaaatcaagaaagGATGAAAAAGATTGGTTCTGTAAGCCAGCCAACCAATCcattaaagttctaaagaaaaacaaCTTCAAGTTTGATATGGATCTCTCTTTATCTTTAAAGCACCgactatttctctccctccaaaagCACCACAATAAGCAATGGGGAACCATAAGCCATATATACCCATTTCGATGGCGGCCAAAACTGCCTTGCCAACATGCTAGAAGCCCCACTACAGATTGCGGCATAACCCAGCTCACTCCAAACAACCCAAACACCATAGCCCACATATCCATTGCAACCggacaatgaagaaaaagatgatcaacCGATTCACCATTACACTTGTACATATAGCACCAATCCAATAAGTATTGCCTCCATTATGCCATTGGCAATTTATCAATATCTTGATCACAAAACCGTAATGCAATTTTGCTAATGAGCTTTGctggcacctcctccccttaATAAGTGCTAAGTTGAGGGTGAGAgtgtgggttcaagacccatttGATGCCTATataaacttaccaataaaaaactataaagcAATTTTGAAAAAAGCACCCAGGAGTGATTTGGAAGAACTAGCGAATGAATTTACCCCCAGAATACCAAATACTGCTAATAACTTCCAGAAAATCTAAAGAAAGCCTCAAAACAAATAAGTTATTTGCTATCCCATCCATTTGCAATTGCAAGATAACTTCATTATGGTCCCATTATAACAAAGTTACATGGGATAAATAAGTATCTTTCTTCACTCACCTTTAATGTTCTTTGATAGGTATCACccaccttttcttctttttggtacTCTCAACTTTAAAACTCCATGGAAATACCATATGAGAAACTAAAGCAACTTCATATTCTACCTAAAAACTCTCTTGAGAAAGTTAACAGCTCTGAAGCCCTCATGAGTCTAGATAAAAGATAAATAGCAACTGTGAACAATGCTCATAGCCCAATGGGTTCCGAAATAGCATAAAGCGGGACTATCCAAGAAGTTCCTATTGGCAATAGATAACACTCAGTCCAGTACCCCATAAAATGCaaactttttttgataatctgccatttcattagattaaGAAGAACAACAGGAGGTACAACAATCTTGCCTACATGCTTTCAAGATAGGGGAAGGCAAATCACAGTTATTACACAAGAAACCTACTTTAAGAGCAATAGCATATTTAGCAGCTGAGTGAGCTGTAAAATGCAAACTTAATTTGCTAGAACACATAATACTCAATCCAGTACCCTGAGAAATGTGAATTTAACCTGCTATAAAGTATACAGAAAGGCCTGGAGTCACAGAGTCTAGGGCAATTCCCATTGCCAAATTGTAAAACCACCTTAGACCGCTATCCTTTGTATAAGTTAAACAGACTGACAGTAAGGACATCATAACATAATTATCGCGTCTTCCCCACCAAAGACAGTAGTTCTACAGTGTCTGGCATAATTATGTCCTAAGGGTACACATCACTACCATCAAGATGaaatcttttttgataagtaataagtttcATTAAAGTTAATGCAATAAGGGACATAATCTTAGCACACAAAATGTACCAAAAATTTATTCTCtttctaaggaaaaaaaaaatctaaaattcaaatcaaCCAAGAAACTTTCTTCACTCAAATTACTTTTTGTTTCTAGCAGAAAGTTCTAAGCTAAAACTATCAAACACCCAATTTCACACatgcatttatatataaatataaagcaTACCTGATGCCCCTACTGCTTCCTCCCCAATCAGAATAGCTGACAACCAGCTTTTGAAGTTGCCATACACCTCTCAAAGCCATCTCACTTCAAAaccaatacaacaacaacaacataaacaatacttataataaaatcatctcaacattcaaaaacaaaagcacttttttttttttgggttgtccCAAAACTGAGGAATCTAAGTGCTTTATACTTCATACCAAAACCTTATAGTTGaacctgattttttttaaaaaaatgattttcattattattttactcaGTATAAATCTTCttttacattattttcaaaaccaaatcttGTGGGTTATTTTTGAAGACTATCGGCTCTGTTTGGTTGCccgagaaaatgaaagaaaatttgaagAGAATCAAATGAAATGTGAGAATGGAACTAACCTTTTTGTATGATTTGAGACTCGAGTGTttgctctctcttctctttgtaAGGAGGGTTTTGGCTGAGATTTCTGAGAAAGAAAGCTCGTAACTGATgggtatttttggtattttcaattttgttatgtGGTTTCGGTTTTTACCCGACCCGACATGtaagatcaagattcaagaaggTGCAACTAGGGATGGCCATGGGTAGGGTATGGGTATACCCGATCCATACCCGACCCGAAAAGCTTACCCATGGATACCCGAATATCAATATCCATTAATATCTATACCCGAATCTTACCCGAATTATTATCCatggatatccataccctacccgaaacccgaaacctttttttttttttttatgcaaatcattttaacttaaaaactaaccaatagctttatcttaaaaaataaaaaactaattaataaaaaattaaaaaaaatttattgattagtttgtatctacttctttttttttttagagagatatAGTTTCTTCCACCCTGCTCTCCTCCATTTTCTCAGTGCCATTTCATGCACTATGAACTCTAAATGAAGATTCCAACACAATGTCCATAGATAGAGCAGAGACAATACATGATATCATGAAATTCAAGCACATTAATTATTCTTTTGCAAGCCCCTTGCACAAGATAAAATTAGAGTGCATAGATATTGAACTATCCTCTGGCTCTATGCCAAAGCCAAACAAAACATGGAAGGGAAATAGATGCACATGAATGTCACTCATCATCATTTGATAAGCCACAGTAGATCAGACATTTGAAGCACCCGAGTCAATGAGacaataatcaaaattattggTTGCACAATGCACAATTTTTAATCTTGGCATGGAGCAGCCCAAAATTAGTTGTACAACATTAATGAATTTCAAGTAGTATAATTTATTCAGCAATCTAACAACTCTAATTAGCTAAAATGACAACCCTTTATACAGATAAAAAGAACATACTTCTGTGTTGACATAAAAATGACAACCCTTTATACAGATAAAAAGAACATACTTCTGTGTTGACATAAAATTGATCTTCCACCTTCCAACCTTTCCCGATCCTTGTTGTGTCGCAGCTCTAGCAGGCGCGTAAATGACAACCtacaattgaagaaaaaaagtacTTTTGAAAGAAAACCTTAACCCATCAGTACTAAAACGCATTACCAATCCGTCTAAATATAAGCATT is a genomic window containing:
- the LOC142631654 gene encoding large ribosomal subunit protein mL43-like, which translates into the protein MALRGVWQLQKLVVSYSDWGGSSRGIRAFMESHLPAFKEKNPQLEVATELIRGQHPHLKAFYRNKNEWVVCVKNMDPEEVLLHATRLRNALGRKVVKLRTRHVTKHPSVQGTWTTDVKF